In a single window of the Oryctolagus cuniculus chromosome 2, mOryCun1.1, whole genome shotgun sequence genome:
- the IAH1 gene encoding isoamyl acetate-hydrolyzing esterase 1 homolog isoform X2 gives MVQYLQSVGVPESRVILITPPPLCEAAWEKECIAQGHKLNRVNAVVGEYASACVQVAQDCGTDVLNLWALMQEDSQDFSAYLSDGLHLSPEGSEFLFSHLWPLIEGKVASLPLLLPHWQDVADAKPELSLLGDGDH, from the exons ATGGTGCAGTACCTGCAGTCCGTGGGCGTCCCCGAGAGCCGGGTCATTCTCATCACGCCGCCCCCGCTTTGCGAAGCGGCCTGGGAGAAGGAGTGCATCGCGCAAG GTCACAAATTAAATCGTGTGAATGCGGTTGTCGGAGAGTACGCCAGTGCGTGTGTGCAGGTGGCTCAGGACTGTGGCACTGACGTCCTCAATCTGTGGGCCCTGATGCAGGAGGACAGCCAG GACTTCTCCGCCTACCTGTCGGACGGGCTGCATCTGTCCCCAGAGGGAAGTGAGTTCCTGTTCTCGCACCTCTGGCCCCTGATCGAGGGGAAGGTCGCgtccctgcccctgctgcttcctcactGGCAGGATGTGGCAGACGCGAAGCCGGAACTCAGTCTGCTGGGAGACGGAGACCACTAG
- the IAH1 gene encoding isoamyl acetate-hydrolyzing esterase 1 homolog isoform X1 — translation MALRETVSSGGLLVWPRVLLFGDSITQFSFQQGGWGAALAHRLVRKCDVLNRGFSGYNSRWARIILPRLIGSGRDLDSPAAVTVFFGANDSALKDENPKQHVPLDEYAGNLRSMVQYLQSVGVPESRVILITPPPLCEAAWEKECIAQGHKLNRVNAVVGEYASACVQVAQDCGTDVLNLWALMQEDSQDFSAYLSDGLHLSPEGSEFLFSHLWPLIEGKVASLPLLLPHWQDVADAKPELSLLGDGDH, via the exons ATGGCGCTGCGGGAGACGGTGTCTTCCGGGGGTCTCCTGGTCTGGCCTCGCGTGTTGCTGTTCGGTGACTCGATCACCCAG TTCTCTTTCCAGCAGGGTGGCTGGGGAGCGGCGCTGGCGCACAGACTGGTCAG GAAGTGTGACGTCCTGAACCGCGGGTTTTCAGGCTACAACAGCAGGTGGGCCAGAATCATCCTGCCGAGGCTCATCGGGAGCGGCCGCGACCTGGACAGCCCCGCGGCCGTGACCGTCTTCTTCGGGGCCAACGACAGCGCGCTGAAAG ATGAGAATCCCAAGCAGCACGTCCCCCTGGACGAGTACGCCGGCAACCTGCGGAGCATGGTGCAGTACCTGCAGTCCGTGGGCGTCCCCGAGAGCCGGGTCATTCTCATCACGCCGCCCCCGCTTTGCGAAGCGGCCTGGGAGAAGGAGTGCATCGCGCAAG GTCACAAATTAAATCGTGTGAATGCGGTTGTCGGAGAGTACGCCAGTGCGTGTGTGCAGGTGGCTCAGGACTGTGGCACTGACGTCCTCAATCTGTGGGCCCTGATGCAGGAGGACAGCCAG GACTTCTCCGCCTACCTGTCGGACGGGCTGCATCTGTCCCCAGAGGGAAGTGAGTTCCTGTTCTCGCACCTCTGGCCCCTGATCGAGGGGAAGGTCGCgtccctgcccctgctgcttcctcactGGCAGGATGTGGCAGACGCGAAGCCGGAACTCAGTCTGCTGGGAGACGGAGACCACTAG